The sequence TATTgcaattaaaatatgtatttacgTAGACATAGCTTGTCTTTCAAGCAATCAAATGTTTGTTTGTCCCTAATAATAATGTTATTTTACACCTGCAACTTGCCTATCCACTAGTCTTGCAGTCTTCTCTATTCAACGAACTTAAACACCTCTTTTAAATCTCATTAACTTCTCTTCTTTGTTTAATCCGAATTATTCCAAGAACATGCAAGTATATTTcataatcatttaaataaaatactactAGTATACTGTGAGAATAATTCCTTTGCATATGCTTTGTAATTTAATACCAACTATATATTCCATATCTGCTTAATGACATACGCGGCTACAATAACTTTAATCAACATTAACATATCTTCCGCGCCCTTTATGCCAGTCAAAAAAGTATAgctattttctctttattccGTTCACTTTAGCGACTCACAAGTCACAGCAAAATACACAATAAACATCATATTAGCTTAGATCAAAGGTTTGATTTGACTTGGTCCATAGATATATTTACTAACCAATTTTAACTTGATCCATATTAtatgagaaatatatatatcatatgaaaattttgtcttCTTTAATCGTCAAATGATTTATTTGAGACTGTATTTTAGCTCAAATTTGATGTTAGACAAGTCTGAAGCATCAGCATGTAACAAGGCATATTATTAAGTTAGAGCTAACTTGCTAATTGCTATTATAAAGTTGCGACATATTTTCAACATCCACCAAACAAAAACTATTTAGAAATAGAATATTTTGTATAACACACCACCATACATAGTCATGGTGCTAATCTGAAGATTACGATTTAGTAAACGTAGGTCCATCAGGTCAAACATTCTATGATTACATTTGTTTTCAGCAAGAGATAGATAGATGTTTACTTTGAAGATCTACAAATTACTAATCATGATTATGTTCCATTCAAAGCCGCGGTAAAGCTGAGAGACGCAATGAAATCTTTAGCTTTTGACTTTGTTTTACAACAGTCGAGACGTGTTCGGTTTTCATTGGTCactcttgattttgatatatttattgttATCGCGTAAAAAATCCACGAACGAAGACTAAAACGAAAACGACGCCGTTATATCACTTACAAGCACCAACCATGATATCGCGTGAAATTTAAAGCGAACGCGCTAGTCCACGCGccgaaagtaaaaaaaaaaaaaaaagacaagaactgaaaagaaaaagaaagatcaaAGTGGTTAAGATGGGCTTCAGTTGTTTTATGCTTTAGCTTTTGTTCTTCTGCTCTTCTTCAGTTTCGGCGTGGTGAAGAAAACGCTCGAGTGATAGATAGATAGAGATCGTTTGGGGGAAAACCGTTAAACTCTCATGCCGGATTCCCACTGCCGTTTCTCACACGGCGGAATCCTTCTTTCCGTTAACCACCGGCGGAGTTACGATTCGCCGTCGCTGATGCTTTGTATCGAAGAATGACGTTCGTAGATCTCTTATGAAAGACGGAGGAGACTATTCGATTTTTGTCTATTTGATTGGTGTTTACGGGATTTAGATTTTAAGCTTTTGTCGGAGAATCAGATGAAGTCGTTACGGCGAAGCCATACTTCAACTTCGTCGGCAAATTCGTCTTCCACTTCGTtaccatcttcttcatcttcttctacgACTTCTACTTCACCTCCTTCGTCTTCGTCCTCGTGGATCCATCTCCGATCGGTTCTCTTTGTGGCTAATCCTTCATCTCCATCTTCTGTAACTTCTTCCGATCGGTGAGTGTCCTAAAGCTCTTAGATTTGGAATATGCCAATGGGATCTTTAGATTCTCTTCTTCAGATCAAAAAATGTTTCTTAATCTGTTCGCTATTACCTTGTAAAATCTTTTGATTTTGAGTTTAAATTGTAGAAGCAGCCGACGGAAGTCACCGTGGTCTCGCCGGAAAAGAAAACGGCCCTTGACGCCGCATCAGTGGAGGAGTTTATTTACTACGGAAGGGAAACTTCGTGATGGCGGGGTTAGGTTTCTGAAGAGAGTTAGAAGCCGAGTGAGTCTTTTAGAACGAGCAAGCAACTATGTCTTTGATTCTTACTTGACCCTTTTATGGTTCTGACATGCTTTTAATTGTGTTCTTGTAGGGTGTTGATCCAAGTATTCGTGGAGAAGTGTGGCTCTTCTTGCTCGGAGTgtgagttttctttttttgttattgtttcgtctttgtttcttcttctttctcaactTTTTTTCCTCTTATATTGCAGCTATGATTTGAATAGTactagtgaagaaagggaagcTGTTAAAACTCAAAAAAGGTTAGCAAAGATGGTTATAGTTTTGATGTACATATATAGTCGTATTTGTATGTAGATACTGACAAGTATATATCTGAATATAGAAACGCGTATGAGAAACTACAGAGACGGTGCAAGTTGCTTCTCAAGCGTAGCGATGATCTTGAGGAGGAAGTAACTTCCGAGGAGGCAGACGATCAGTGTGTTAGATTTATGGATGATTACAAGACtaccaaacaaataataaaccAACAAGTGGTCTCTGCTGTGAACACTGATTCTTCTGATACTGACTCTTGCGAAGACGACGATGAAGATGTCCAGCTGCTTCCTTCTGATGTATACAGTAATAACTCTGAAGAGAATACTACTTCTCTTTTTGGTGAGATTCAAGTCGAAGACACTGTACACGAAGACTTCTCTACATGGCAACGTATCATCCGTCTCGATGCTTTACGTGCTGATTCAGACTGGGCCACTTACTCCTCATCCTCGACCACAATCACAGAAACCAAAGCTCGCGGTCTAGCCGAGTCCGTCGCCTTAAAAGACTACGACCACTTAGAAACCTGCCGGCTCCACCACGCCGCGCGCCTCGTATCCATTCTCGAAGCCTACGCTCTCTACGACCCCGAGATAGGCTACTGCCAAGGAATGAGCGACCTCTTATCCCCCATCCTCGCCGTCATCTCCGAAGACCACGAGGCCTTCTGGTCCTTCGTCGGTTTCATGAAGAAAGCTCGCCACAACTTCAGGCTCGACGAGGCAGGGATCCAGAGACAGCTCCGCATCGTGTCCAAGATCATCAAATCCAAAGACTCTCAGCTCTACAAACACTTGGAGAATCTCCAGGCGGAGGATTGTAGCTTCGTCTACAGGATGGTGCTTGTGATGTTTAGGAGGGAGTTGAGCTTTGAGCAGACGCTTTGTCTGTGGGAAGTCATGTGGGCTGATCAGGCTGCTATTAGAGCTGGCGTTGGGAAGTCGCCGTGGAGTAGGATCAGGCAGCAAGCTCCTCCGACGGATGATCTGTTGCTGTACGCGATCGCGGCGCTAGTGCTGAGGAGGAAGCTGATCATACAGAGGTACAGTAGTATGGATGAGATTGTGGAGGAGTGTAATAGCATGGCGGGTCAGCTTGATGTGTGGAAGCTTCTGGATGATGCGCATCACCTTGTGGTGACGCTTCATGATAAGATTGAAACTCTTTCTTCTCGGTCTCTCAGTGTTTGATGAAAGTGATAAGCCAGAAACGAAGTGTTCTTTACTACACAAAAAGCCCTTGCACTCGTTTGGCTGCGTTTTGTCAAAAGGTTTGGTTCTTACCGTTTTACTTTGTCCCTCAggtttttctttccttttttgttttgctCATATCACACAAACAACAACACTATACTATCTATATATCATGTTTATTATAGTACTAATGAAAGAACAAGACATTATTACCCTGTTGAAGAAACATGTAAGGGATGAGTCTACTGTCTTTTTTCCACAGTTGTATGAATCATATATGTTCGATTATATCAATTCAGTTTCTTATTTCTAAGTAGACACCTGCGAGTTTGGTTTATACATTTAGTTTGGttaattcggtttggtttgatttaaaatttctaccaaaATGAATTGAAATTCTAaatttttgatttgattctAGTGTAATTTGGTTAAGCATTCGGGTAATTTTGGTTAAATTCGATTAGTTTGATGCGAAATTTGGATATGGTTTTGGTTTGGTATAAATTGGTATgatttatttacaatttttctaCCAAACTAAACCGAACCTGAACCTAATTTCCACATGCTTATTCTAAGTTTAGACTTTAGAGTAGCTGAAAAACAGAAGCACCCTTTTTATTTGATCATCAGAGTTGAAAACATCTCAATCAACACAAAGAAAGAAACCAAACATACGATCACAAAGAGACTAGCAAACAAATTGATTATTGGTTCGTAGTAGTTTCAACAAGAATCATTAAAAAGGACATAGATGAAGTCTTAGGACCAACCAACagtaactgtttttttttttttgcaaatacaGAGAGAAATCAGAAAGAGTTATCCAGTGGCAAGCAAAAAATGCAAAAGCCTCTGTTTTCTACTCTTTCTTGGTATATTGACGGACAACAAGAGCGAGACCCAAGATCAAGATCGGGACAAGGAACTGCAGAATCTTGATGATGAACTCTGGTGTCTTGTCTTGGTTGTAAGCGGGTTGAGCAGGTGCAACGTATGTCCTTGTTTTTGGAACGCTAGACGAATCGATCTCGCCGATGTAGTACTTCTCCATCATGTCCCTTGCGGTGTCGCTGTGTCCAACGTCTTCAAAGTCATTCGTAGCATCTTTCCCTGTTACAACAACAGAAACATATCACTGGAGGGATTCAACTGGATCAGAGAGAAACTCATTAAGAttaattttgttgaaaaacCTGTTGAGGACAACAAGACTTCATCGCCTCCAGGATGATCATCCATGAACGGGGTCACATCATACACCTAACGATATGCTCAAGTAATTGTAAAAATCACTAAACCAATATCTGTTTCGCTTATAACAAACCTAAAAACACTGAAGATTGAGATTCTAAATCCAGAGTGATGTCATAAAAGCTTCTAAGCTGTAAAGACCCTATGTTCATCTAACTCTTCAATTTGTGGATAATCCATTTAGAGTTTAGACCGAGATTTCTCAGACAAAGTCACAAAAAGACACAAGAGATCTAGCTAACCTTGCCGGAGATAATAAGCCAACAGTCTTTGGTTTTGTTGTGTTGTGAAACTTCTTCGAAACCTAGAACCTTCTTGTCTGAAGCCATCTCTCCTTAAATCTACAAACAAGAACATATCAGAGCGAATCAAAATCTACGATAAGCAAGATTAGTAGATACAAAATGAATATGATAGATTCAAATCGAAGAAAAGGAAACAGACGATGATGATCGTAATAGTTTACTTTTAGATTCAGTTTCGATAGCTTCGAGGGGCTCTGTAATCAGCAAAAGACGGAAGAAACAGGTGTTCCTCACCTACTTAATTGTGTTCTACTTCTGAGCGTAGTTACTAAACTACCCTTGATTTTTGCTTAAGGGTTTGGCTTGTTTTAGATTTGACCAGGGGTAGTATTGGTCAATTTGGGCTTTGACTTTTTAAGCAAACCAATTTGGAATTTGATTTTACTTCTTTGGCGAGATCTTGTTTTACGGTACAGTTTATGACGGGGAAAACGGCTAATTCATACATCAACACAGTCCAGCggtcccgatcagtacataaACACATAAGCTGTACAAATACATACATGAACACGTAGTTAATTCAAATTTCATACACGAATTAACAAAATTTGGTTTTTGTATACGTTGACCAATTATCCGTTAGTCAAACGTAACGGAATCTGAGTTGTCCGTTATATATTGCTTACGTGGctttttacagttttaaataatgaataaattaataaaaaaattaaaagatggtTAGAGGGGGGAATCGAACCTGGGTCTAAGCAATATCCAACACATGCTAAACTACTGTGCCAAGGCAGACTTATTATTTGTACTCCCAATGATTTCCTATTTATACCTAATGAATATTtcattcacatatatatatatatatatatatttttgtggtAGACCTTATCATCCAAATTGTTCAGAAAATAGACTTATCAtccaaacaaaatgaaaaaatattcaaatatttttttgttttttgtgtgGAAGAAATAAcctttttatatattcaaaaaaataaaataataatatatattattaaaaagggGTCACATACATTGAAGTTATTTCTAGCTTTACTATATTTTTGTGAGAAAGAGATCGAAAGATCGTTCTCT is a genomic window of Brassica napus cultivar Da-Ae chromosome A2, Da-Ae, whole genome shotgun sequence containing:
- the LOC106390675 gene encoding rab GTPase-activating protein 22 isoform X5, yielding MKSLRRSHTSTSSANSSSTSLPSSSSSSTTSTSPPSSSSSWIHLRSVLFVANPSSPSSVTSSDRSRRKSPWSRRKRKRPLTPHQWRSLFTTEGKLRDGGVRFLKRVRSRGVDPSIRGEVWLFLLGVTSEEREAVKTQKRNAYEKLQRRCKLLLKRSDDLEEEVTSEEADDQCVRFMDDYKTTKQIINQQVVSAVNTDSSDTDSCEDDDEDVQLLPSDVYSNNSEENTTSLFGEIQVEDTVHEDFSTWQRIIRLDALRADSDWATYSSSSTTITETKARGLAESVALKDYDHLETCRLHHAARLVSILEAYALYDPEIGYCQGMSDLLSPILAVISEDHEAFWSFVGFMKKARHNFRLDEAGIQRQLRIVSKIIKSKDSQLYKHLENLQAEDCSFVYRMVLVMFRRELSFEQTLCLWEVMWADQAAIRAGVGKSPWSRIRQQAPPTDDLLLYAIAALVLRRKLIIQRYSSMDEIVEECNSMAGQLDVWKLLDDAHHLVVTLHDKIETLSSRSLSV
- the LOC106390675 gene encoding rab GTPase-activating protein 22 isoform X4; translated protein: MKSLRRSHTSTSSANSSSTSLPSSSSSSTTSTSPPSSSSSWIHLRSVLFVANPSSPSSVTSSDRSSRRKSPWSRRKRKRPLTPHQWRSLFTTEGKLRDGGVRFLKRVRSRGVDPSIRGEVWLFLLGVTSEEREAVKTQKRNAYEKLQRRCKLLLKRSDDLEEEVTSEEADDQCVRFMDDYKTTKQIINQQVVSAVNTDSSDTDSCEDDDEDVQLLPSDVYSNNSEENTTSLFGEIQVEDTVHEDFSTWQRIIRLDALRADSDWATYSSSSTTITETKARGLAESVALKDYDHLETCRLHHAARLVSILEAYALYDPEIGYCQGMSDLLSPILAVISEDHEAFWSFVGFMKKARHNFRLDEAGIQRQLRIVSKIIKSKDSQLYKHLENLQAEDCSFVYRMVLVMFRRELSFEQTLCLWEVMWADQAAIRAGVGKSPWSRIRQQAPPTDDLLLYAIAALVLRRKLIIQRYSSMDEIVEECNSMAGQLDVWKLLDDAHHLVVTLHDKIETLSSRSLSV
- the LOC106390675 gene encoding rab GTPase-activating protein 22 isoform X2, with product MKSLRRSHTSTSSANSSSTSLPSSSSSSTTSTSPPSSSSSWIHLRSVLFVANPSSPSSVTSSDRSRRKSPWSRRKRKRPLTPHQWRSLFTTEGKLRDGGVRFLKRVRSRGVDPSIRGEVWLFLLGVYDLNSTSEEREAVKTQKRNAYEKLQRRCKLLLKRSDDLEEEVTSEEADDQCVRFMDDYKTTKQIINQQVVSAVNTDSSDTDSCEDDDEDVQLLPSDVYSNNSEENTTSLFGEIQVEDTVHEDFSTWQRIIRLDALRADSDWATYSSSSTTITETKARGLAESVALKDYDHLETCRLHHAARLVSILEAYALYDPEIGYCQGMSDLLSPILAVISEDHEAFWSFVGFMKKARHNFRLDEAGIQRQLRIVSKIIKSKDSQLYKHLENLQAEDCSFVYRMVLVMFRRELSFEQTLCLWEVMWADQAAIRAGVGKSPWSRIRQQAPPTDDLLLYAIAALVLRRKLIIQRYSSMDEIVEECNSMAGQLDVWKLLDDAHHLVVTLHDKIETLSSRSLSV
- the LOC106390675 gene encoding rab GTPase-activating protein 22 isoform X3, translated to MKSLRRSHTSTSSANSSSTSLPSSSSSSTTSTSPPSSSSSWIHLRSVLFVANPSSPSSVTSSDRRRKSPWSRRKRKRPLTPHQWRSLFTTEGKLRDGGVRFLKRVRSRGVDPSIRGEVWLFLLGVYDLNSTSEEREAVKTQKRNAYEKLQRRCKLLLKRSDDLEEEVTSEEADDQCVRFMDDYKTTKQIINQQVVSAVNTDSSDTDSCEDDDEDVQLLPSDVYSNNSEENTTSLFGEIQVEDTVHEDFSTWQRIIRLDALRADSDWATYSSSSTTITETKARGLAESVALKDYDHLETCRLHHAARLVSILEAYALYDPEIGYCQGMSDLLSPILAVISEDHEAFWSFVGFMKKARHNFRLDEAGIQRQLRIVSKIIKSKDSQLYKHLENLQAEDCSFVYRMVLVMFRRELSFEQTLCLWEVMWADQAAIRAGVGKSPWSRIRQQAPPTDDLLLYAIAALVLRRKLIIQRYSSMDEIVEECNSMAGQLDVWKLLDDAHHLVVTLHDKIETLSSRSLSV
- the LOC106390675 gene encoding rab GTPase-activating protein 22 isoform X1, with amino-acid sequence MKSLRRSHTSTSSANSSSTSLPSSSSSSTTSTSPPSSSSSWIHLRSVLFVANPSSPSSVTSSDRSSRRKSPWSRRKRKRPLTPHQWRSLFTTEGKLRDGGVRFLKRVRSRGVDPSIRGEVWLFLLGVYDLNSTSEEREAVKTQKRNAYEKLQRRCKLLLKRSDDLEEEVTSEEADDQCVRFMDDYKTTKQIINQQVVSAVNTDSSDTDSCEDDDEDVQLLPSDVYSNNSEENTTSLFGEIQVEDTVHEDFSTWQRIIRLDALRADSDWATYSSSSTTITETKARGLAESVALKDYDHLETCRLHHAARLVSILEAYALYDPEIGYCQGMSDLLSPILAVISEDHEAFWSFVGFMKKARHNFRLDEAGIQRQLRIVSKIIKSKDSQLYKHLENLQAEDCSFVYRMVLVMFRRELSFEQTLCLWEVMWADQAAIRAGVGKSPWSRIRQQAPPTDDLLLYAIAALVLRRKLIIQRYSSMDEIVEECNSMAGQLDVWKLLDDAHHLVVTLHDKIETLSSRSLSV
- the LOC106390655 gene encoding cytochrome b5-like; the encoded protein is MASDKKVLGFEEVSQHNKTKDCWLIISGKVYDVTPFMDDHPGGDEVLLSSTGKDATNDFEDVGHSDTARDMMEKYYIGEIDSSSVPKTRTYVAPAQPAYNQDKTPEFIIKILQFLVPILILGLALVVRQYTKKE